A section of the Pseudomonas sp. FP453 genome encodes:
- a CDS encoding sugar ABC transporter substrate-binding protein yields the protein MPSHAADTVTIATVNNSDMIRMQRLSKVFEAQHPDIRLNWVVLEENVLRQRLTTDIATQGGQFDVLTIGTYETPLWGAKHWLEPLTQLPADYDVDDIFPSVRQGLSVNNTLYALPFYGESTVTYYRTDLFQQAGLSMPAHPTWTQLGAFAAKLTAKDKDQYGLCLRGKAGWGENIALLSTMANAFGARWFDEQWKPELTSAQWTAAANFYVNSLKQYGPPGVSSNGFNETLALFNSGKCAIWVDASVAGSFTTDKSQSKVADRVGFAAAPTEVTDKGSSWLYAWSLAIPATSKHKDAAKAFITWATSKDYIQLVADKEGITNVPPGTRQSTYNDAYLKAAPFAQVTLEMMKHADPAHPSAQPVPYVGIQYVTIPEFQAIGTSVGKMFSAALTGGMSVDQALLQAQATTEREMKRAGYPK from the coding sequence ATGCCCAGCCACGCCGCCGACACCGTGACCATCGCCACGGTCAACAACAGCGACATGATCCGTATGCAGCGCCTGTCCAAGGTGTTCGAAGCACAGCACCCGGACATCCGGCTCAACTGGGTGGTGCTCGAAGAAAACGTGCTGCGCCAACGCCTCACCACGGATATCGCCACCCAGGGCGGGCAATTCGATGTGCTGACCATCGGTACTTACGAAACTCCGCTGTGGGGCGCCAAACACTGGTTGGAGCCGCTGACCCAACTGCCGGCCGACTACGACGTCGACGATATCTTCCCCTCGGTCCGCCAGGGCCTGTCGGTCAACAACACCCTCTACGCGTTGCCGTTCTACGGCGAAAGCACCGTCACCTATTACCGCACCGACCTGTTCCAGCAGGCCGGCCTGAGCATGCCCGCGCATCCGACCTGGACCCAGCTCGGTGCCTTCGCCGCCAAGCTCACCGCCAAGGACAAAGACCAATACGGCCTGTGCCTGCGCGGCAAGGCCGGCTGGGGCGAGAACATCGCCTTGCTGAGCACCATGGCCAACGCCTTTGGCGCGCGCTGGTTCGACGAGCAGTGGAAACCTGAGCTGACCAGCGCGCAATGGACCGCCGCCGCCAATTTCTACGTCAACAGCCTCAAGCAATACGGCCCGCCAGGGGTGTCCAGCAACGGCTTCAACGAAACCCTGGCGCTGTTCAACAGCGGCAAATGCGCGATCTGGGTAGACGCCAGCGTTGCCGGCTCCTTCACCACCGACAAGAGCCAAAGCAAGGTGGCCGACCGCGTAGGCTTTGCCGCCGCGCCCACCGAAGTCACCGACAAAGGCTCCTCGTGGCTGTACGCCTGGTCCCTGGCGATCCCGGCAACGTCCAAGCACAAGGATGCGGCCAAGGCCTTTATCACCTGGGCCACGTCCAAGGACTACATCCAACTGGTCGCCGATAAAGAAGGCATCACCAACGTACCGCCCGGCACTCGCCAGTCCACCTACAACGACGCCTACTTGAAGGCTGCGCCGTTTGCCCAGGTGACCCTGGAGATGATGAAGCACGCCGACCCGGCGCACCCGTCGGCCCAGCCGGTGCCGTACGTGGGCATCCAGTACGTGACCATCCCCGAGTTCCAGGCCATCGGCACCTCGGTGGGCAAGATGTTCTCGGCGGCGCTGACCGGAGGCATGTCGGTTGACCAGGCATTGCTCCAGGCCCAGGCCACTACCGAGCGCGAAATGAAACGCGCGGGTTATCCAAAATAA